The sequence below is a genomic window from Desulfobacterales bacterium.
TCTGTGATAGCCTTTATCGTTACGGTACGCCCGAGCAAAAAGAGCGGTTTCTCAAACCCATGGCCAATGGCGAGATTATCGGCGCTTTTGCGCTGACGGAGCCCACTGCGGGTTCTGATCCGCTTCGGCAGGAAACAACGGCCGAGCCGGCTGGCGATATCTATGTGTTAAACGGAACGAAACGCTTCATTACCTCCGGTAAAAACGGTGGGCTGATTATTGTGACGGCCAAGACAGACCCGAACCTCGGTCATAAGGGAATCAGTGCCTTTCTAGTTCCGCAGGGGGCGCCGGGAATGAGCGTTGGCCACATGGAAGATAAAATGGGGCTTCGGGCTTCGGATACGGTGGACTTGATTTTTGATAACTGCCGCATACCCGCGGAAAACCTGCTGGGCAAAATCGGGGATGGATTTAAAATTGCCATGACCGGTTTGGACGGGGGGCGTATCGGTATTGCGGCTCAATCCGTTGGTTTGGCGCAGGCCGCTTTTGACGAGGCGGTCAAATACGCGAAGCAGCGTGAGCAATTCGGGCAGAAAATCTCCAAGTTTCAGGCGCTCAGGTTTATCCTTGCGGATATGGCCGTTGACATTGAGGCTGCCCGGCAGCTCATGTTTTTGGCGGCTGCCATGAAAGACAGGGGTGAAAACGTAACCCTTCAGGCGGCCATGGCCAAACTTTACGCATCCGAGATGGTCAACCGAATTACCGCCAAAGCGATCCAGATTCACGGTGGGTACGGTTTTACCAAGGATTATCCGGTGGAGCGGTTCTACCGGGACGCCCGGGTATTTACCATTTATGAAGGAACATCGGAAATTCAACGGGTTGTGATATCCAATCACCTATTAAAGGATAAAAGGGGATAGCGGTCAGGCGCTTATGTTGATGACGGCATCATGTAAAATCGCAGATAACCGGAGATATTTTTAGAAAATAAGCGGGATGCAAATTGTTGACAACTTGTTTATAACGCTTTTAACGTATTGATTCGATTTGTTAAATTTTTCATAGGCGCCCAGTGGCAAATTCTACAGGCCATTGGAAGGTATTGATTAGAAAATATATATAAAAAAACAATTAATTGCGATATGTTTAAACCAATGTCGTTAACGTTTCATAACGGTCATTATTAGGGCTTGACTGAGAAACGCCTTTGGCTTATCTACTTCTCGAACACGATTCGTTGAATCGTGGTTGCCCATCCAGCTCCACCAGATCCAGATAGATATAGATTTTTTTTCGGTTAATTGGCCCAACGGGATATTTCCCGCTTTCAGACACAGCATCAATAGTGTGCGCCGTTCGGGCAGAGGGCTTCTCCCCGGGCGTTCTGATCCGCTATGCAGGAGAGTGTCACGGGATAGTGCAGACAGATGGATTTCCACTAGCTCTTTTTGGTCAGTTCCTATTATGTGAAGTCGCAGACGACCCGGAAATATGATTTTGTTGATGTTTTTTGAGGCTGAAGCAGCCGCACCAGCGTGAATGGATCGACCGACGACAGTCACCGATTTCCTGCAGAATGCTCAAAATGCCAATCGGGCTTCAATACCGCAGACACCCGGATGGCCCGAACGGCGCCTTTACTTAACCCCGCTGATTATTTTTAAACCTATGGCGGGCTGAACGCCTTTGCTTCTCACCGGCGATAGACGGCATTGATCATCATCCCTCGGAAATAATTCTATAGATTCTCTTGCTGTTTCATGTTAATCGAAAAGCGAAAAAATCATTTTTAAGCGCATTGAAATTGAAGCGGAAAGCGCCGTCAACGGGCGACGAAGATGTATATCATGGTTGACTTGGGTGTTGATATCGGCGGACTTAAACTGAAAAACCCGGTGATGAGCGCCTCGGGAACATTTGGGTACGGCCGCGAGTTTGAAACGCTTGTCGATTTAAATCGATTGGGCGCCATCATTGTTAAGGGGATTTCCTTGTTGCCCGCAAAGGGGAATCCGCCGCCGCGAATCGTGGAAACCCCTTGCGGCATGTTAAATGCGATCGGTCTTGAAAATGTCGGGCTTGAAGCGTTTATACAAGAGAAGCTACCGTTTCTGAAAACCATTTTCACCCCGGTAATTGCCAATATTTACGGCCAAACAGTGGCGGCTTATGCCGAATTGGCCGAACGGCTTGATGCTCAGGATGCAGTCGCGGCAGTTGAAGTCAATATTTCATGCCCGAACGTCAAAGCGGGCGGTGTGATCTTCGGCGTTGATCCGGTTGCGGCCTATGGTGTCATTGCTGCGGTTCGGAAACAAACGAAAAAGCCTGTTATCGCCAAACTTTCTCCGAATGTGACCGATGTGACGGAAATTGCGCGCAGGGTGGAAGGTGCCGGCGCCGATGCAATTTCCCTCATTAACACGCTTACCGGCATGGCGATTGACATTTATTCGAGAAAGCCGGTGCTGGCCAACATTACGGGTGGGCTTTCCGGTCCGGCCATTAAGCCGGTAGCGCTGCGAATGGTCTGGCAGGTTGCTCAAGCGGTTAAGGTGCCGGTGATCGGCATCGGTGGCATCATGACGACCCGTGACGCCCTGGAGTTTATGATCGCGGGCGCCAGCGCGGTGCAGATCGGTACTGCGAATTTTATCAACCCTCGGGCAACGATGGAAATACTTGATGGGATCACCTCCTATCTGATACAAATGAATATAACAGCGGTAAGGGAGTTAGTCGGTACGCTCAGCGTGTAGCCATCCGGAATACCTAATTGAAAGGAGATGGGGATGAATTTCAAATCATTTAAGGATATCATAGAGTTCGCGGTTGAAAGGGAAAAGGAAGCAGAGGCCTTTTATCTGGAGGCTGCCGAGATGGAGTCTATGAGTGGTCTTAAAACGCTGCTGAAGGAGTTTGCGCTTGAAGAACGAAAACATCAGGCCATGCTTAAAGGAATCGAAAAAACGAATCTTGCCGGGTACAAATGGGAGTGGATACCGGACATCAAACGCAGTAATTATCAGGTGGATGTCCCTTACGAGAAGGGAATGTCCTATCGGGATATTCTCATTCTGGCCGGAAAGCGCGAAGAAAAAGCCCTTGCGCTGTATAATGAGCTACAGGACCGAGCGGAGTCGCCGGATGTGAAAAAGGTTTTCAAGGCCCTGTGTCAGGAGGAGGCCAAACATAAACTCAAATTCGAAACCCTGCTGGATGATTATATGGCCAAGATGGGTGATTAGCAACAGAATGTAATCATACAAAATCCCCGGTTTCCCGGGGATTTTGTATGATCTTGCCGGTTACAACCCTTGCAGGTCGCTTACCGGATTGGCTTTTAAATATTCCATACGGTTTAACCCGTTAATATAGGCCTTGGCGCTGGCGATGATAATGTCTTCATCGGAACCGCGCCCTAGGGCAAGAAGCCCATTTTCTTTCAAGCGGACAATAACTTCGCCCAGTGCATCCGTCCCCTCGGTGAGTGCGCGAATCGTAAATCGAAGCATGTCTGATTTCGCACCGGTAAGTTCCTTGATGGCGTTGAAGACGGCGTCAATGGGACCGCTGCCGAACTTCGCCCCCTTTACCGAATGCTGATTAACGCGCATTTGAACACTAGCCATGGGCATCACGGTCGTACCGCTGGTGATGTGCATGTATTCGAGTTGAAAGGCATCCGTGGTTCGCAGAATTCCTTCGGTGACGAGCGCTTCGAGATCCTCGTCCATGACATGTTTTTTCTTGTCCGCCAGATCCTTGAATTTTTTAAATACGATTTTCAGTTCCTCATCGGAAAGATCGTAGCCCATCTCCTTGAGGCGATTTCTCAGGGCATGACGCCCCGAGTGCTTGCCCAGAACCAGCCTGTTCGTGCTCAGACCAATCGTTTCCGGTTTCATGATCTCATAGGTCATGGGATTTTTGAGGACGCCGTCCTGGTGAATTCCGGACTCATGTGCAAAAGCGTTGGCACCCACGATTGCCTTGTTGGGCTGAACGATCATGCCGCTGATCATGCTCACCTGACGGCTGGTGGGATAGATCAGTTCCGTGCGAATATTGGTGCCGATCGGGAAGAAATTGGGCCGCGTGTGAAGCGCCATGACGACTTCCTCCAGGGAGGTATTGCCGGCCCGTTCTCCGATGCCGTTGATCGTTACCTCGGCCTGCCTCGCGCCGGCTTGAATGGCTGCCAGTGTATTGGCGGTGGCAAGTCCCAGATCGTTATGGCAGTGAACACTGAGCACCGCTTGATGTATATTGGGTGTGTTAGCGATGACATATTTGACCAGATTGCCGAACTCTTCGGGAATGGCGTAGCCAACCGTATCCGGCAGATTGACCGTGGTGGCGCCGGCCGCAATGGCCGCTTCAAACACGCGGCAGAGAAAATCCCGGTCCGTTCTGGAGCCGTCCTCGGCGGAAAATTCGATTTTGTCTGTGAAGGATTTGGCGTATTGGACCGACTCCACGGTGGTTTTCATCACCTCTTCACGGGTCATGTTTAGCTTATACTTCATGTGCAACTCGGAGGTGGCCAGAAAAACATGAATTCCAGGATGTGCTGCATGTTGGACTGCACCCCATACGCGATCGATGTCCTCTTTTGAGGTGCGGGCAAGGCCTAGAACGCAGGTTTTTTTGAGTTTTTTGGCAATCTGGGAGACAGCCTCGAAGTCGCCTTCGGATGCCGCCGGAAAACCGGCTTCTATGATATCTACGCCCAGTTTTTCCAGTTGGGCGGCGATTTGCAGTTTTTCCGCGGTATTCATGTTGGCGCCGGGAGATTGCTCGCCGTCTCTTAATGTCGTGTCGAAGATGATGACGCGGTCTTGGTTCATGCTATTTTGTCCTTTCGATGGGGTTGCTGATCAGCGGTGCCGACCTGTATTTGACTTTGTTTCAATATCCGGTATTCGACCTTCCATTATCGACCGCATCGTGGAAGCATCGGCCGCAAAGGAAAAAGGACTTTTCCCTTTGCGGCGTAGGACCTCTCTTTGACTTTCGTCGTGCTCATGTGGGTTTCTGCTCTTTTGTGATCGGCCTCTGCGCCGCTCATCATATCAAGCGGGCGGAAAGCCAGGGTTAACATCATTGGCCCTGCGTTTTAAGAATTTACCAACGATGGCGATTCAACTGCCGATGAGTTTTCCACAGCCAGCAAGTCTTTGGACAGCTTGTACTGAAAACTGTCTGAAAGTGCCTGCCAGCTGGCCTCGATAATGTCGGTGGAAACGCCCGTGGTGGTCCAGATATCTTCGTGATCTCTTGAATCGATAATAACCCGAACCTTGGCCGCTGTGGCGTCTCTGCCGTCGATAACCCGCACCTTGTAGTCTACCAGTCGAAGGGCATCTAACCCCAAATGTGGATAAAATTTCTTCATGACTTTTCGTAAGGCATTGTCAAGCGCGTTGACCGGCCCGTCTCCTTCGGCGGTTGTCATTTCCTTCTGGCCTTCGACCGAGACCTTGGTAATGGCATGAGCCCAGGCGTGCTCATCCCGGTCTTTTTCCATGGAGATTCGATAATTTTCCAGCGTGAACAGCGGCTTGAATTGGCCCGTCAGCTTTTGAAGCAGAATTTTAAGGGAGCCGTCTGCCACGTCAAACTGAAACCCTTCCTGCTCAAGCCGCTTTATTTCATTGACGATTTCACGACTGTCCACGCCGTTGCCTTCCAGCGAAACGCCCAGCTCGCGGGCTTTGTATTCCACATTGGTTTTGCCGGACATATCCGAAACGAGCACCCGTCGGGAGTTTCCCACGATGCCCGGCTCCATATGCTCATAAGCCTTTGGCTGCTTGACGATGGCGCTGACATGGATGCCGCCTTTATGGGCAAAGGCGCTACGGCCGACAAAGGGTCTCGAATTCAGCGGCGTCATATTGGCGGTTTCGCTGACATATCGGGATACTTTTTTTAAGGTGGCCAATTGGTCCAAGCTAACGCACGGTCGATTCATTTTACAGCATAAAATCGGAATGATAGAAGTCATGTCGGCATTTCCGCACCGCTCGCCGTATCCATTGATGGTGCCTTGAACCATGACCGCGCCGGCCCGTATCGCTGAGATCGTATTGGCGACCGCAGAAGCGCAATCATTGTGCGCGTGAATGCCGAGCCGCACCCCGGCGCCGGGTTTATGGGGTGTTTGGTGGTCGGCCAGGGCGGCATGAACCCTTTGGACGATTGTTTCGATATCATAATGCAGCGTGCCGCCGTTGGTGTCGCATAGCACCAGAAAATTCGCGCCGCTCTCAATGGCCGCGGCCAGGGTTTGCATGGCGTAGTCCGGATTTTCCTTGTACCCGTCAAAAAAGTGCTCCGCGTCATAAATGACTTCACGATCCTGATCTTTCAGGTAACGGATGCTCTCAGAGATCATTTTCAGGTTCTCTTCAAGCGTGTTGTTCATGATCGCCACATGTAAATCCCAGCTTTTTCCCACAAGGGTGACCGCTTGCGTACCGCTGGCGATCAGTGCTTGGAGGTTTTCGTCCTGTGCGGGGGTGATACCCGGTCTTCGGGTCGCGCCAAAGGCGGTGATGCGGGCTTGGGAAAAAGCGGTTTTTCGCGCCAGTTCAAAGAATTGCATGTCCCGGGGGTTGGAACCCGGCCAGCCGCCTTCTATATAATGAATCCCCAATTCATCCAGTCGCTTAGCGATATTGATTTTTTCCTGAGCGGAAAAGTTGATGCTTTCTCCCTGAGTGCCGTCTCTCAAGGTGGTATCGTACAGAAAAATCGGTTCCATTGCTTTCTCCCGATGTTGATTTCCCGATCAGGCCAATAGGCCGGGTCGGACTTGCCGTGAAAAAAAAACCGTTATCAACTGAGGGGCTGATAACGGTTTTGGTCTTGTTCGGTCGGTATTAATTTTAAGCCATTATCAACCCGTTTCCCCGCAGCAAATAAGATCCTTTGCCGCGAGGTAACTAATAAGGTTAAGCAGATTAATAATGACGATGGCTTTTTTCATCCCATTTTTCCAAAGTAATTAATTTTTTGATCAATACCACGTAAAGCGATAATGTCAAGTTGTTTTTAATGAATACGTCCGCCGGCGAGAAGATGGACATTTGTTCGGTAAAACGATATAGACCAATCGCTGCACAGGAATGGGGTAACGCTGAAATTTGCGGGAGTGTCATGACGGATTGGGACAACATTGATGCGGGTGAGATTGCAAAGTTCGAATCGATGGCGGCGTACTGGTGGGATACGAACGGCGTTCTTAAATCCCTGCACGATATTAACCCGCTTAGATTGAAATACATCGATGATCGCTCACCGTTATACGCAAAACGCGTCTTGGATGTCGGTTGCGGCGGCGGCATTCTGGCTGAAGCCATGGCCCGGAAGGGAGCGCGGGTAAAGGGTATTGACATGGCCGAGGGCCCGCTTCAAGCGGCCCGCGATCATGCCGCATGGGGTGGTTTCGAAATTGGCTACCGGCAATCAACGGCTGAAGCCTTTTCCCGGAAGCATGCGAATGAATTTGATATCGTTACCTGTTTTGAACTGCTGGAGCATGTGGAGAATCCGACTTCCATTGTGGCCGCCTGTGCTCGGTTGGTGAGACCGGGCGGGGATGTGTTTTTTGCCACGCTGGATCGGAATCTCATTGCCGGGCTGTTTGCTATCATTGGCGCGGAATATGTGCTGCGGTTGATTGCCAGGGGAACCCATCAATATAGAAGGTTTGTGAAGGCCACCGAACTTAAGCACCTGGCCGGGGAGGCGGGACTAACATGCCGGAATTTGACCTGGATGAATTATAACCCCTTTACAAAACGTTATTTTCTCGGCAAAACGGGCCGGGTGAACTATCTTATCCATTTTACGAAATCATTCTGAGCCAGTTTCAAAACGCCCCATTTCGGCCGACCTCTGCGTTGCGCTCAAATTTCAATCCTCAAAAATACTTCATGTATTCCTCCGGTTGAAATTTTCGCGCGCCTTGACCTCGACCGAACTGGAACGTTTTGAAAATGGCTCATTCTGAATTCAAAATGTTAGCTATCTTTGGATAAAAGCTCGGCAAGTGCCTTGCCTGAGGCATAGGCTTCCTGCAGAAATTCCGGGTAGCGGTTGATTTCCCCTTCTGAATCGATGCCGCGATAGGTGAGTGCACGCCAAAGCTCCATATCCAGGGTGTCGAAGAAATATTTCATGGACAAAACAAGACCATCGAAGAGTTTTTTCCCCTTGGTGGCGCCAAGGCTGATGACGAGCCCTTTTCTTTTAAATTTCCGTTGGCTATAAGGCATTTCATCAATCCAGTATTTCCTTACCCATTGGGACTGGAATCGATCCATCATGGCCTTGGTGTGCGCACTGACGGAATAGAAAAAAACCGGCGAGGCGATCATCAGGCCTTTGGCCGAAATAATCTTATCGCGCAAGGCTTGAAAGTCATCTTTGATGGCGCATTCCCCCTCTTTTTTACAGGCATAAATTTCAAGGCAGGGGGAGATCTTAAGATCCCGCAGCACCACTTCTTCAACGGATGCGCCGGCATCCCTGGCGCCCAGGACGGCTTGTTTCAATAAAGCCGCTGTGTTTCCTTTTCGGCGCGGGCTTCCATAAACGGCAACGAGCAACGGGGGCATCGATTTTTCCTCAAGTTTCAGATCATTTTTCCGATAACGCAATCGACCGTATGGCCGCTTTTGTTACTTTGTTGTTATTTTCTCAAATTCCGTGCAAACGTTCAAGAAGATTTTCCCACTTGTTTTGTTGAGGCTTGACAAAGCTTGCTGAATATTGGAAAAATCCGCAATTGGAAGCGTGAACGCTGTAACGCGGCGCTGTTGTGACAGGGCGTATCTTGGGGATTGATTGAATCCGCGGATTTCGGAAGTACCGATCAAAACGCTTCGTCATGCGGATATAGATAGGGCAGCCGAATAGAAGGGGTGTTTACCGGGTCAACGTGCGTGATGGAGATTCCCTCATAGGCTTTGATGCCATAATTTCAGATGTTTTTAATGTGATAAGATATATGAGGTGTAAATGTCCCCGGAAGCCGGACGTCGCAGAAAGAGGACGGGACAATTGATCAATGGAGATCAGGGCAAAATCCTTTTTGTGGATGATGAAGAGAGTATTCTTGAAATCGCCAGGGAGTATTTTGAACAGAAAGGGTACCCCGTCATAACCGCCGGCAACGGCTTTGAGGCGGTA
It includes:
- a CDS encoding acyl-CoA dehydrogenase family protein, giving the protein MSVQLTKEQLMIQSMVREFSRKVIAQTAAERDQTKAFPAENIRQMAELGLMGMMVPAAYNGEGADTVSYVLALSEIAYSCASTAVIMSVHNSIVCDSLYRYGTPEQKERFLKPMANGEIIGAFALTEPTAGSDPLRQETTAEPAGDIYVLNGTKRFITSGKNGGLIIVTAKTDPNLGHKGISAFLVPQGAPGMSVGHMEDKMGLRASDTVDLIFDNCRIPAENLLGKIGDGFKIAMTGLDGGRIGIAAQSVGLAQAAFDEAVKYAKQREQFGQKISKFQALRFILADMAVDIEAARQLMFLAAAMKDRGENVTLQAAMAKLYASEMVNRITAKAIQIHGGYGFTKDYPVERFYRDARVFTIYEGTSEIQRVVISNHLLKDKRG
- a CDS encoding dihydroorotate dehydrogenase — its product is MYIMVDLGVDIGGLKLKNPVMSASGTFGYGREFETLVDLNRLGAIIVKGISLLPAKGNPPPRIVETPCGMLNAIGLENVGLEAFIQEKLPFLKTIFTPVIANIYGQTVAAYAELAERLDAQDAVAAVEVNISCPNVKAGGVIFGVDPVAAYGVIAAVRKQTKKPVIAKLSPNVTDVTEIARRVEGAGADAISLINTLTGMAIDIYSRKPVLANITGGLSGPAIKPVALRMVWQVAQAVKVPVIGIGGIMTTRDALEFMIAGASAVQIGTANFINPRATMEILDGITSYLIQMNITAVRELVGTLSV
- a CDS encoding ferritin family protein produces the protein MNFKSFKDIIEFAVEREKEAEAFYLEAAEMESMSGLKTLLKEFALEERKHQAMLKGIEKTNLAGYKWEWIPDIKRSNYQVDVPYEKGMSYRDILILAGKREEKALALYNELQDRAESPDVKKVFKALCQEEAKHKLKFETLLDDYMAKMGD
- a CDS encoding 2-isopropylmalate synthase; this translates as MNQDRVIIFDTTLRDGEQSPGANMNTAEKLQIAAQLEKLGVDIIEAGFPAASEGDFEAVSQIAKKLKKTCVLGLARTSKEDIDRVWGAVQHAAHPGIHVFLATSELHMKYKLNMTREEVMKTTVESVQYAKSFTDKIEFSAEDGSRTDRDFLCRVFEAAIAAGATTVNLPDTVGYAIPEEFGNLVKYVIANTPNIHQAVLSVHCHNDLGLATANTLAAIQAGARQAEVTINGIGERAGNTSLEEVVMALHTRPNFFPIGTNIRTELIYPTSRQVSMISGMIVQPNKAIVGANAFAHESGIHQDGVLKNPMTYEIMKPETIGLSTNRLVLGKHSGRHALRNRLKEMGYDLSDEELKIVFKKFKDLADKKKHVMDEDLEALVTEGILRTTDAFQLEYMHITSGTTVMPMASVQMRVNQHSVKGAKFGSGPIDAVFNAIKELTGAKSDMLRFTIRALTEGTDALGEVIVRLKENGLLALGRGSDEDIIIASAKAYINGLNRMEYLKANPVSDLQGL
- the cimA gene encoding citramalate synthase; its protein translation is MEPIFLYDTTLRDGTQGESINFSAQEKINIAKRLDELGIHYIEGGWPGSNPRDMQFFELARKTAFSQARITAFGATRRPGITPAQDENLQALIASGTQAVTLVGKSWDLHVAIMNNTLEENLKMISESIRYLKDQDREVIYDAEHFFDGYKENPDYAMQTLAAAIESGANFLVLCDTNGGTLHYDIETIVQRVHAALADHQTPHKPGAGVRLGIHAHNDCASAVANTISAIRAGAVMVQGTINGYGERCGNADMTSIIPILCCKMNRPCVSLDQLATLKKVSRYVSETANMTPLNSRPFVGRSAFAHKGGIHVSAIVKQPKAYEHMEPGIVGNSRRVLVSDMSGKTNVEYKARELGVSLEGNGVDSREIVNEIKRLEQEGFQFDVADGSLKILLQKLTGQFKPLFTLENYRISMEKDRDEHAWAHAITKVSVEGQKEMTTAEGDGPVNALDNALRKVMKKFYPHLGLDALRLVDYKVRVIDGRDATAAKVRVIIDSRDHEDIWTTTGVSTDIIEASWQALSDSFQYKLSKDLLAVENSSAVESPSLVNS
- the ubiG gene encoding bifunctional 2-polyprenyl-6-hydroxyphenol methylase/3-demethylubiquinol 3-O-methyltransferase UbiG, with the protein product MTDWDNIDAGEIAKFESMAAYWWDTNGVLKSLHDINPLRLKYIDDRSPLYAKRVLDVGCGGGILAEAMARKGARVKGIDMAEGPLQAARDHAAWGGFEIGYRQSTAEAFSRKHANEFDIVTCFELLEHVENPTSIVAACARLVRPGGDVFFATLDRNLIAGLFAIIGAEYVLRLIARGTHQYRRFVKATELKHLAGEAGLTCRNLTWMNYNPFTKRYFLGKTGRVNYLIHFTKSF
- a CDS encoding flavodoxin family protein → MPPLLVAVYGSPRRKGNTAALLKQAVLGARDAGASVEEVVLRDLKISPCLEIYACKKEGECAIKDDFQALRDKIISAKGLMIASPVFFYSVSAHTKAMMDRFQSQWVRKYWIDEMPYSQRKFKRKGLVISLGATKGKKLFDGLVLSMKYFFDTLDMELWRALTYRGIDSEGEINRYPEFLQEAYASGKALAELLSKDS